A genomic window from Streptomyces mirabilis includes:
- a CDS encoding IS4 family transposase translates to MDRVVAACGRAERRQRLLPARLVVYFVLALALFSPAPYLEVMRHLVEGLRGSGLLGNWRVPAKSSLFRARQRLGSEPLRVLFATTAKPMATEATPGAFWRGLRLLAVDGTCWDVADSETNETAFGRPGSGRGSGRSAFPQVRMAALVEIGSHAVLDAELAGCRTGEVTLVGRLPRSTSPGQLVLADREFLGVPLWQAFTATGADLLWRVPANRVLPVTKQFRDGSWLSHIRASSGPARKEPVVIRVLAYRLKDRAGEGETDGYRLVTSLLDARRYPARQLAALYRERWEIESVFAEIKTHQRGARVVLSSKTPDGIHQQIWAHLLVHHALRELMLRTAATRGLDPDRVILHRNPALCPAQRDRHAGQIFP, encoded by the coding sequence GTGGACCGGGTGGTGGCGGCGTGCGGCCGTGCCGAGCGACGTCAGCGGCTGCTTCCCGCGCGGCTGGTGGTGTACTTCGTGCTGGCGTTGGCCCTGTTCTCACCTGCCCCGTATCTGGAAGTGATGCGCCACCTCGTCGAGGGCTTGCGGGGCTCGGGGCTGCTGGGCAACTGGCGTGTTCCGGCGAAGTCCTCACTGTTCAGGGCCCGGCAGCGGCTGGGCTCCGAGCCGCTGCGAGTGCTGTTCGCCACGACCGCGAAGCCCATGGCGACCGAAGCGACGCCCGGCGCGTTCTGGCGGGGCTTGCGGCTGCTCGCCGTCGACGGCACCTGCTGGGACGTCGCGGACAGTGAAACCAACGAGACTGCCTTCGGACGTCCGGGCAGCGGCCGCGGGTCGGGCAGGAGCGCGTTTCCGCAAGTGCGAATGGCAGCTCTGGTGGAGATCGGCAGCCATGCGGTGCTGGACGCGGAACTGGCCGGCTGCCGCACCGGGGAAGTCACTCTGGTAGGCCGCCTGCCGCGTTCGACCAGCCCAGGTCAGCTGGTCCTGGCCGACCGTGAGTTCCTTGGCGTCCCGTTGTGGCAGGCGTTCACAGCCACCGGCGCCGACCTGCTGTGGCGGGTGCCCGCCAACCGCGTCCTGCCCGTCACCAAACAGTTCCGCGACGGGTCATGGCTCTCACACATCAGAGCGAGCAGCGGCCCGGCCCGCAAGGAGCCGGTTGTAATCCGTGTCCTGGCCTACCGGCTCAAGGACCGGGCCGGTGAGGGTGAGACCGACGGCTATCGCCTGGTCACCAGCCTGCTGGACGCCCGACGGTATCCTGCCCGACAGCTGGCCGCGCTCTACCGCGAACGCTGGGAGATCGAGTCCGTCTTCGCCGAGATCAAGACCCATCAGCGTGGCGCACGCGTCGTCCTCAGCAGCAAAACACCCGACGGTATTCACCAGCAGATCTGGGCACACCTGCTGGTCCACCACGCTCTGCGGGAACTCATGCTGAGAACGGCTGCCACCCGTGGCCTGGACCCTGACCGGGTCATCCTTCACCGAAACCCTGCGCTCTGCCCGGCGCAGCGTGACCGTCACGCCGGGCAGATTTTCCCCTGA
- a CDS encoding glycoside hydrolase family 32 protein — translation MPTPPIDSHLPAVHLRPPRNWINDPNGLVFHDGQYHVFCQYNPYGPQHANMHWGHFRSPDLITWEELPIALAPTSGGDDADGCYSGNAISVEGRLVAFYSANRTGRWWQPVTTAESHDGGHTWAKRPQLLIPGPPADTTMYRDPYVWRQDGHWRMLVGAALADGRGAALLYESDDLEHWDYRAPFHTSSPATTADGPAGWECPQYATFGDRGVLIVSDWTPEGGPSHVTVHTGREESARFTATAPPVRLDHGPDFYAPALLKAPEEDRWLLWGWAWEARDDTWAHEAGWAGVLTLPRELTLADDGTVGQRPARELLALRGERVLHRTGHVTRSGPVDLGQVSRTFDLTAVLIPDPTGLCGLRLVTSADGTEYLDIGLDPTAGQLTVDRSHASWDPRARTGTYAVPCPAAKVPGSPVELRVIMDGSIAEIYLATGQVLTIRFYPLGDAPWRLQARTIGTGSSDFAVEAWDLNPRPNPSTASHGKPTTGRVTAR, via the coding sequence GTGCCTACGCCGCCCATCGATTCCCACCTGCCCGCCGTACACCTGCGACCGCCCCGCAACTGGATCAACGATCCCAACGGGCTGGTCTTCCACGACGGCCAGTACCACGTGTTCTGCCAGTACAACCCGTACGGTCCGCAGCACGCGAACATGCACTGGGGTCACTTCCGCAGCCCGGATCTGATCACCTGGGAAGAGCTTCCGATCGCGCTCGCCCCCACCTCCGGTGGTGACGACGCGGACGGCTGCTACTCCGGCAACGCCATCTCCGTCGAGGGCCGGCTGGTGGCCTTCTATTCCGCCAACCGCACGGGCCGCTGGTGGCAGCCGGTCACCACCGCCGAGTCCCACGACGGCGGGCACACCTGGGCCAAGCGGCCTCAACTCCTCATCCCGGGGCCACCCGCCGACACCACCATGTACCGGGACCCCTACGTCTGGCGGCAGGACGGCCACTGGCGGATGCTCGTCGGCGCGGCCCTCGCCGACGGCCGCGGCGCGGCACTGCTCTATGAATCGGACGACCTGGAGCACTGGGATTACCGCGCCCCCTTCCACACCAGCAGCCCAGCCACCACCGCCGACGGCCCGGCGGGCTGGGAATGCCCCCAGTACGCGACCTTCGGCGACCGCGGTGTCCTGATCGTCAGCGACTGGACGCCGGAGGGCGGCCCCAGCCACGTGACGGTGCACACCGGCCGCGAGGAGTCAGCCCGTTTCACCGCAACTGCGCCACCTGTACGGCTGGACCACGGCCCGGACTTCTACGCCCCCGCCCTGCTCAAGGCCCCCGAAGAAGACCGTTGGCTGTTGTGGGGCTGGGCGTGGGAGGCCCGCGACGACACCTGGGCGCACGAAGCGGGCTGGGCGGGAGTCCTCACCCTCCCGCGCGAACTGACTTTGGCCGACGACGGCACGGTCGGCCAGCGCCCCGCCCGCGAGCTGCTCGCCCTGCGCGGCGAACGCGTCCTGCACCGCACCGGACACGTCACCCGATCCGGGCCGGTCGACCTGGGGCAGGTCAGCCGCACCTTCGACCTCACCGCCGTACTGATCCCCGACCCCACCGGCTTGTGTGGTCTGCGCCTGGTCACCTCCGCGGACGGCACCGAATACCTCGACATCGGCCTCGACCCCACCGCCGGTCAGCTCACCGTCGACCGAAGCCACGCCTCATGGGACCCGCGCGCACGGACGGGCACCTACGCCGTCCCCTGCCCGGCGGCGAAGGTCCCCGGCTCACCCGTCGAACTCCGCGTGATCATGGACGGCTCGATCGCCGAGATCTACCTCGCCACCGGCCAGGTCCTCACGATCAGGTTCTATCCGCTCGGCGACGCGCCCTGGCGCCTGCAGGCCCGCACGATCGGCACCGGCAGCAGCGACTTCGCCGTGGAGGCATGGGACCTGAACCCCCGGCCGAATCCGTCAACAGCCTCTCACGGCAAGCCGACCACGGGACGTGTGACCGCCCGGTGA
- a CDS encoding SMI1/KNR4 family protein, with product MSVLAVDRRAVNTHAHWPGVRERVIAVEETERRARGRGPSRYPTFEPVLTPAEIAEVEAQFGVALPDEYRTFLADVGAGGPGPAFELTSLRRIDGQWGWVWENDEDHPWLLDPSGPFVETEDWAAQQMATLRAARYEPTTRDEDDDYLDDYRKLFGDAGDDVWFLERGRGAIPISDNGCGMTGWLIVVGPHRGELRDRNCAVNPPFEPYVDANGNRHTFRSWYLEWLEQRERAAR from the coding sequence ATGTCCGTGCTCGCCGTCGATAGGAGAGCCGTGAACACGCACGCGCACTGGCCGGGAGTTCGAGAACGCGTCATCGCAGTGGAGGAGACCGAGCGTCGAGCCCGTGGCCGTGGTCCGTCTCGATACCCGACGTTCGAACCTGTCCTGACTCCCGCCGAGATCGCTGAGGTCGAAGCACAGTTCGGTGTCGCGCTCCCCGACGAGTACCGCACGTTTCTGGCGGATGTCGGTGCCGGCGGCCCCGGACCGGCGTTCGAGCTCACGTCATTGCGCCGAATCGACGGGCAGTGGGGATGGGTCTGGGAGAACGACGAGGACCATCCCTGGCTGCTGGATCCGAGTGGGCCGTTCGTCGAGACGGAAGACTGGGCCGCCCAGCAGATGGCGACCCTTCGCGCCGCCCGGTACGAACCCACCACACGTGACGAAGACGACGACTACCTGGACGACTACCGCAAGCTCTTCGGCGACGCCGGCGACGATGTCTGGTTCCTGGAACGCGGGCGGGGTGCGATCCCCATCAGCGACAACGGATGCGGGATGACCGGCTGGCTCATCGTTGTCGGCCCGCACCGCGGGGAACTCCGCGACCGGAACTGCGCGGTCAACCCGCCCTTCGAGCCGTACGTCGACGCAAACGGAAACCGTCACACCTTCCGCAGCTGGTACCTCGAGTGGCTTGAGCAACGCGAGAGGGCAGCTCGATGA
- a CDS encoding DUF6192 family protein: protein MYSASTHLSRLWPACRLAILLSGSLETSRGQFVRGPTRTRRRPDLGAILGEDPDPEELERGPIPCPPRACGSSSRVAPVPRAEGRRKEGVSFTVHRILASVADEDERWAAIEDAPFNPRTGARQWTPDGAKRVVGQRVDRPVTVDEKVQAVADLTRDDEVAAQVATDLLKRPTVTEHVTSAERVRVVTELTRDDPVAQQVTTDLLRRPAVARKTMRDDYPDYGLAAA, encoded by the coding sequence ATGTACTCAGCCTCGACCCATCTGTCGCGGCTTTGGCCAGCCTGCCGCCTAGCCATATTGCTGAGCGGGTCTCTCGAGACGAGCCGTGGTCAATTCGTTCGTGGACCTACGAGGACGAGACGTCGTCCTGACCTCGGCGCCATCCTGGGTGAGGATCCGGATCCGGAGGAGCTCGAACGAGGCCCGATACCTTGTCCTCCCCGCGCATGCGGAAGTAGCTCCCGAGTCGCGCCCGTTCCGCGCGCCGAGGGGCGCCGCAAGGAGGGTGTGTCGTTCACTGTTCACCGCATCCTGGCGTCGGTCGCGGACGAGGACGAGCGGTGGGCGGCGATTGAGGACGCGCCGTTCAACCCGCGCACCGGGGCTCGGCAGTGGACGCCGGACGGCGCGAAGCGGGTCGTCGGCCAGCGGGTCGACCGGCCGGTCACAGTGGATGAGAAGGTCCAGGCCGTCGCTGACCTGACCCGGGACGATGAGGTCGCAGCGCAGGTCGCCACCGACCTGCTGAAGCGTCCGACGGTCACCGAGCACGTCACCTCGGCCGAGAGGGTGCGGGTCGTCACGGAGCTGACCAGGGACGACCCCGTCGCCCAGCAGGTGACCACCGACCTGCTGCGCCGTCCGGCCGTCGCCCGCAAGACGATGCGGGACGATTATCCGGACTACGGGTTGGCTGCTGCCTGA
- a CDS encoding winged helix-turn-helix domain-containing protein, with protein MLRFEVSVEDLLRSRFALSPALDLCFLLRSLAGQGQRLPRAWAARLLPAFERLRRESELNAALALQAPQSGPNFVAPPPRGLSQTWADDLAMIRATPLEAARHEFATTATGPSARDPRVRAVLDSADAVSRIAETMDQAWHELLAADWPQLRAICERDVVHRVGVIGEHGWAATIESLHPGVAWRAGGIEIGFFRGGTVRLAGDGLLLIPSVFVGHIAAQVEDPWPRTLVYRARGTAALWGEQETVPRPDALTALVGRARARLLVALDAPASTSHLARSLAMAPGAVGDHLAILRGAGLLVRARSGRSVLYRRTPLGEALVGGSG; from the coding sequence GTGCTGCGCTTCGAAGTCTCCGTCGAGGACCTGCTGCGCAGCCGCTTCGCACTGTCGCCCGCACTGGACCTGTGCTTCCTGCTACGTTCGCTCGCCGGCCAAGGCCAGCGGCTGCCGCGAGCCTGGGCCGCCCGGCTCCTGCCGGCCTTTGAACGGCTTCGCCGCGAGAGCGAACTGAACGCCGCCCTCGCGCTGCAGGCCCCGCAATCCGGACCGAACTTCGTCGCCCCGCCCCCGCGCGGCCTCAGCCAGACCTGGGCAGACGACCTGGCCATGATCCGGGCCACACCGCTGGAAGCGGCCCGCCACGAATTCGCCACCACCGCGACCGGCCCGTCCGCCCGTGATCCCCGCGTCCGCGCAGTGCTGGACTCGGCGGACGCCGTCTCCAGGATCGCCGAGACGATGGACCAGGCCTGGCACGAGCTGCTCGCCGCGGACTGGCCGCAACTGCGCGCGATCTGTGAGCGCGATGTCGTGCACCGGGTGGGTGTGATCGGCGAACACGGATGGGCCGCGACCATCGAGAGCCTGCACCCGGGCGTCGCCTGGCGCGCCGGCGGTATCGAGATCGGCTTCTTCCGAGGCGGAACAGTCCGCCTCGCCGGTGACGGGCTCCTGCTGATTCCTTCGGTCTTCGTCGGGCATATCGCCGCCCAGGTGGAAGACCCCTGGCCCAGGACCTTGGTCTATCGTGCCCGCGGCACCGCCGCCCTGTGGGGCGAACAGGAGACCGTCCCCCGACCGGACGCCCTGACCGCTCTGGTCGGCCGGGCCCGAGCCCGGCTGCTGGTGGCGCTGGACGCCCCGGCCAGTACCAGCCACCTCGCCCGAAGCCTCGCCATGGCACCCGGCGCGGTAGGAGACCACCTCGCCATCCTGCGAGGCGCGGGACTGCTCGTCCGCGCCCGGTCCGGACGGTCGGTGCTCTACCGGCGCACCCCGCTCGGCGAGGCACTGGTCGGCGGTTCGGGCTGA
- a CDS encoding DUF6193 family natural product biosynthesis protein gives MALIDGTTQDLAQLARAAQAWHDGAALTDISGAAPFVHLTGRFEVADHDPGRLAESEWQHLLTEADEVDWPEYRALVEAAYAEPALRKLYPFTSHWTLRFSTSTRPRLTVIPLCLDAHRDSRYTLSASFMGEVLVDTTTVADAVSTAVRHLPSGLGPVTSGAA, from the coding sequence ATGGCACTGATCGACGGAACCACGCAGGACCTGGCCCAGCTCGCCCGGGCGGCGCAAGCCTGGCATGACGGGGCAGCGCTGACCGACATCTCCGGAGCCGCGCCGTTCGTGCACCTCACTGGCCGCTTCGAGGTGGCCGACCACGATCCGGGGCGACTTGCCGAGTCCGAGTGGCAGCACCTGCTCACGGAGGCGGACGAGGTGGACTGGCCCGAGTACCGCGCGCTCGTGGAGGCGGCATACGCCGAGCCGGCACTGCGGAAGCTCTACCCGTTCACGAGCCACTGGACCCTGCGATTCTCCACCAGTACCCGCCCTCGCCTCACGGTCATTCCGCTCTGCTTGGACGCGCATCGGGACAGCCGCTACACCCTCAGTGCCAGCTTCATGGGTGAGGTCCTTGTCGATACGACCACGGTGGCGGACGCCGTGTCGACAGCCGTGCGCCATCTGCCCTCCGGCCTTGGACCTGTCACTTCTGGAGCCGCCTGA
- a CDS encoding immunity 49 family protein: MGGSVVSTAREDFTNRIGGQVRSMSRAGRMATYEWQSIADEFLDYLGALSVETPDLDTSEAKAALKDASEAAAGAVAYAAYHPHCSFQVFLEYVNFGMSYDPGEDAPEESVTPGEWIDALCLSVLRDKAKWHGEAFHFARKKFAAQAQGTPAGELATGLMAVVLDDTGGDEEYPPSAQAKLAAIDAALDRIRTRAGETGEPLQNRPDSVALHTLRALAAEDREAFDAALADLLVRHTTLHGPAASPSTLLPLVPMALAALAYRTLGWAPAIHTDYLPHALITGFESRGPRVAGFGRNRRPDAVAALTAGPLVVERPALDWTVGPQIEAIHEEHAREAFTPVDGKPLAVWQLGSVMSDQERLFKWRAGNPGGVTDAQLANLRLASQMGAALFRIALAEPGTEVEVTIDGRKLRYPAQRDEEAGAGNWQTATTFALITGAREDLAPLVLTGPAFARPDGSAFTAYREALHAYLKGTDPEPAAQRALQQAESAKDWGFAMPPAVLLSQLVEGDEESFNLALADALEAHRNYYQVADRADDPDASVNLDVLALACHARRRSWDIRVESPYLPQGLLRAAEPF, translated from the coding sequence GTGGGCGGGTCCGTCGTGTCGACAGCACGCGAAGATTTCACGAACCGCATCGGGGGTCAGGTGCGGTCCATGTCGCGGGCCGGCCGGATGGCCACCTACGAGTGGCAGTCGATCGCCGACGAGTTCCTCGACTACCTGGGCGCCCTCTCCGTCGAGACTCCTGACCTCGACACCTCGGAGGCCAAGGCCGCCCTCAAGGACGCCTCCGAGGCCGCGGCCGGCGCCGTCGCCTACGCGGCGTACCACCCACACTGCAGCTTCCAAGTCTTCCTGGAGTACGTGAACTTCGGCATGAGCTACGACCCGGGTGAGGATGCCCCCGAGGAGAGCGTCACGCCCGGGGAGTGGATCGACGCGCTCTGCCTGTCGGTCCTCAGGGACAAAGCCAAGTGGCACGGCGAGGCCTTCCACTTCGCCCGGAAGAAGTTCGCCGCGCAGGCGCAGGGAACGCCCGCCGGCGAGCTCGCCACAGGACTGATGGCCGTGGTCCTGGACGACACCGGTGGCGACGAGGAGTACCCGCCGAGCGCGCAGGCCAAGCTCGCCGCCATTGACGCAGCCCTGGACCGCATCCGTACCCGCGCCGGGGAGACGGGCGAGCCCCTCCAAAACCGGCCGGACAGCGTAGCGCTGCACACGCTGCGCGCCCTGGCCGCCGAGGACCGGGAGGCCTTCGATGCCGCGCTGGCCGACCTCCTGGTCAGGCACACCACCCTGCACGGCCCCGCAGCCTCCCCGAGCACCCTTCTCCCACTCGTCCCCATGGCCCTCGCCGCGCTCGCGTACCGGACCCTGGGCTGGGCGCCTGCCATCCACACCGACTACCTCCCGCACGCACTGATCACCGGCTTCGAGAGCCGAGGCCCGCGGGTCGCGGGGTTCGGCCGGAACCGGCGGCCGGACGCGGTGGCCGCGCTCACCGCAGGCCCACTGGTGGTGGAGCGGCCGGCCCTCGACTGGACGGTGGGCCCGCAGATCGAGGCCATCCATGAGGAACACGCTCGGGAGGCGTTCACCCCCGTCGACGGCAAACCCCTCGCTGTCTGGCAGCTCGGCAGCGTCATGAGCGACCAGGAGCGCCTCTTCAAGTGGCGAGCGGGGAACCCCGGCGGCGTCACGGACGCCCAGCTCGCGAACCTTCGGCTGGCCTCCCAAATGGGGGCGGCCCTTTTCCGCATCGCACTGGCGGAGCCGGGCACCGAGGTTGAGGTGACCATCGACGGCCGCAAACTGCGCTACCCGGCCCAGCGGGACGAGGAAGCCGGAGCTGGCAACTGGCAGACGGCCACGACCTTCGCCCTCATCACCGGCGCACGCGAAGACCTCGCCCCCCTGGTCCTCACCGGCCCTGCCTTCGCCCGCCCGGACGGCTCCGCCTTCACCGCGTACCGCGAAGCCCTCCACGCCTACCTGAAGGGCACCGATCCCGAACCGGCCGCGCAGCGGGCCTTGCAGCAGGCAGAGAGCGCCAAGGACTGGGGCTTCGCCATGCCGCCGGCCGTACTGCTGTCGCAGCTCGTGGAAGGCGACGAGGAGAGCTTCAACCTGGCCCTGGCCGATGCGCTCGAAGCCCACCGCAACTACTACCAGGTCGCCGACCGCGCCGACGATCCGGATGCTTCCGTCAACCTCGACGTCCTCGCCCTGGCCTGCCACGCTCGCCGCCGCAGCTGGGACATCCGCGTCGAATCCCCATACCTTCCGCAGGGTCTCCTGCGCGCCGCCGAACCCTTCTAG
- a CDS encoding carbohydrate kinase — translation MARLESPSGVTVLGECVADAFTAPALSGPGELALRVLPGGGPANTAVALARLGTPTRFLARLSHDVFGTLFRNRLSDSGVDLSGSVTAPEPSTLAVAALDETGQATYTFYADSAADWQWTADELADTSHDGTVCLHTGSLALIRQPGGSRIEDHLAKAREHVTVSIDPNVRPLLVPPSAYRERLPRWCALADILRLSEDDLGLLLPGVGPEEACDTWHAAGARLVVITLGSRGALASLDGLRVTVPAPAVDVADTVGAGDSFTAGLLHRLTALGHLGGRLEALSLEDVTQACAFAACVAAQTCSVPGANPPWADEAALKAGVERLLFHV, via the coding sequence CGCCCTGTCCGGCCCGGGGGAACTCGCCCTGCGCGTCCTGCCGGGAGGCGGCCCCGCCAACACCGCCGTCGCCCTCGCCCGGCTCGGCACCCCCACCCGCTTCCTCGCGCGGCTCTCCCATGACGTCTTCGGCACGCTCTTCCGTAACCGCCTCAGCGACTCCGGTGTCGACCTGAGCGGCAGCGTCACCGCCCCCGAGCCCAGCACCCTCGCCGTCGCCGCCCTCGACGAGACCGGCCAGGCCACCTACACGTTCTACGCCGACAGCGCCGCCGACTGGCAGTGGACCGCCGACGAACTCGCCGACACCTCGCACGACGGCACCGTCTGCCTGCACACCGGCTCCCTGGCACTGATACGCCAACCCGGCGGCAGCCGCATCGAGGACCACCTCGCCAAGGCACGCGAACACGTCACCGTGTCCATCGACCCCAACGTCCGCCCCCTGCTCGTACCGCCCTCCGCCTACCGGGAACGGCTCCCACGCTGGTGCGCCCTCGCCGACATCCTCCGCCTCAGCGAGGACGACCTCGGCTTGCTCCTCCCCGGCGTCGGCCCCGAAGAGGCGTGCGACACCTGGCACGCCGCCGGCGCGCGCCTCGTCGTCATCACCCTCGGCTCACGCGGCGCTCTCGCCTCCCTCGACGGCCTCCGCGTCACCGTCCCGGCCCCGGCCGTCGACGTCGCCGACACTGTCGGCGCCGGGGACTCCTTCACCGCAGGTCTGCTGCACCGTCTCACCGCCCTCGGCCACCTCGGCGGCCGGCTCGAAGCGCTGAGCCTCGAAGACGTCACCCAAGCCTGCGCCTTCGCTGCCTGCGTCGCCGCCCAGACCTGCTCCGTCCCCGGCGCAAACCCGCCCTGGGCGGACGAAGCGGCGCTGAAAGCCGGCGTCGAACGGCTCCTGTTCCACGTCTGA
- a CDS encoding DUF6924 domain-containing protein, with amino-acid sequence MHLPQPDDLTSLVLRTDFSSEAAWETVQAAIDGSGYRNATFVSDSSFTDVSVQALVDADAAADDDDKLCYVFLADATTMTGEEHPLLAVDLYDEPGRTFRVPPRWYADVSNNLTIGNMDFSEFADATNESDTYCGFEDG; translated from the coding sequence ATGCACTTGCCTCAACCTGATGATCTGACCTCGCTGGTCCTTCGCACCGACTTCAGCAGCGAGGCGGCATGGGAAACGGTGCAAGCAGCGATTGATGGCTCGGGCTACCGCAATGCGACCTTCGTCAGTGACTCCTCCTTCACCGATGTCAGTGTTCAAGCGCTGGTCGACGCGGATGCCGCCGCTGATGACGACGACAAGCTGTGCTACGTGTTCCTCGCTGACGCGACCACCATGACCGGCGAGGAGCATCCACTCCTGGCCGTCGACCTGTATGACGAACCCGGCCGGACATTCCGGGTTCCACCCCGTTGGTACGCCGATGTCTCCAACAACCTGACCATCGGCAACATGGACTTCTCCGAGTTCGCCGACGCCACCAACGAATCGGACACGTACTGCGGCTTCGAGGACGGCTAA
- a CDS encoding IS5 family transposase (programmed frameshift), with product MKRKPWEVEDGLWERIEPLLPVVERRYRHPGRKRLDQRRAMCGILFVLYTGIRWEFLPQELGFGSGMTCWRRLRDWKEAGVWQQLHELLLAELRAGDALGLSRASVDGSHLRPLKGGDATGPSPVDRGKTGSKHHVIVDAHGIPLAATVTGGNRNDVTQLLPLIHAVPPVRGKRGRPRRRPDVLYADRGYDHNIYRRQVRDLGIRPLIARRGTEHGSGLGKNRWVVEAAFALLRWFRRLRIRWEIRSDIHQAFLTLGCAIICWRRLRKQC from the exons GTGAAGCGCAAGCCGTGGGAGGTCGAGGACGGGCTGTGGGAGCGGATTGAACCGCTGCTCCCGGTAGTGGAGCGGCGCTACCGCCATCCCGGACGCAAACGGCTTGACCAGCGCAGAGCCATGTGCGGGATCCTGTTCGTGCTGTACACGGGGATCCGGTGGGAGTTCCTGCCACAGGAGCTGGGCTTCGGCTCCGGGATGACCTGCTGGCGGCGGCTGCGCGACTGGAAGGAGGCCGGCGTGTGGCAGCAGTTGCACGAACTCCTGCTCGCCGAACTCCGAGCTGGCGACGCCTTGGGCCTGTCCCGCGCCTCCGTCGACGGCTCCCACCTGCGGCCCCTGAAGGGCGGAGACGCCACTGGGCCCTCGCCAGTCGACCGGGGCAAGACGGGCAGCAAGCACCACGTCATTGTCGACGCCCACGGCATACCCCTGGCCGCCACCGTGACCGGTGGCAACCGCAACGACGTCACCCAACTCCTGCCCCTGATCCACGCCGTACCGCCCGTCCGCGGCAAGCGCGGACGTCCCCGTCGGCGCCCCGACGTCCTCTACGCCGACCGCGGTTACGACCACAACATCTACCGCCGCCAGGTCCGTGACT TGGGCATCCGCCCGCTCATTGCCCGGCGCGGCACCGAGCACGGAAGCGGCCTGGGCAAGAACCGTTGGGTCGTCGAAGCGGCCTTCGCGCTTCTGCGCTGGTTCCGCCGGCTGCGTATCCGCTGGGAGATCCGCTCCGACATCCACCAGGCCTTCCTCACCCTCGGCTGCGCAATCATCTGCTGGCGGCGCCTCAGAAAACAGTGCTGA